From one Lolium rigidum isolate FL_2022 chromosome 4, APGP_CSIRO_Lrig_0.1, whole genome shotgun sequence genomic stretch:
- the LOC124648771 gene encoding NRR repressor homolog 1-like — MDSSNATLTAAKAAPTPQLVAASKRPVPGKVEQPPAAAADPASASVTTSTDIAESGGEEEEQVEKFYALLANIRAMRAMYARDAGACTDDTASASEVRGGVRKRARWAEQRWWPSFRMEDFEEAPDGSVSKKGRRDDVGVASSRWPGKETTEEAVEDGSDEAGRRGRRVVKPSSSRRKV; from the coding sequence ATGGACTCTAGTAACGCCACGTTGACGGCAGCTAAGGCGGCGCCAACGCCCCAGCTCGTAGCGGCGTCAAAGCGGCCGGTACCTGGGAAGGTGGAGCAGCCGCCAGCGGCTGCGGCCGATCCGGCGTCGGCGTCGGTAACGACGAGCACCGATATTGCAgagagcggcggcgaggaggaggagcaggtggAGAAGTTCTACGCTCTGCTGGCCAACATCCGAGCCATGAGAGCCATGTACGCGAGAGACGCCGGCGCGTGCACGGACGACACTGCCAGCGCCAGCGAGGTCCGTGGCGGGGTGAGGAAGCGGGCGCGGTGGGCGGAGCAGCGGTGGTGGCCGTCGTTCAGGATGGAAGACTTCGAGGAGGCACCAGACGGCAGCGTGTCCAAGAAGGGCAGGAGGGACGACGTGGGCGTCGCTAGTAGCCGGTGGCCGGGGAAGGAGACGAcggaggaagcggtggaggacgGGAGTGACGAAGCGGGAAGGAGAGGACGTCGGGTCGTCAAGCCGTCGTCGTCACGGAGGAAAGTTTGA